In the genome of Chrysemys picta bellii isolate R12L10 chromosome 19, ASM1138683v2, whole genome shotgun sequence, one region contains:
- the TIMM22 gene encoding mitochondrial import inner membrane translocase subunit Tim22: MATASSPGGNTPAGPGPDPAGPVQLQYSLLLEHLVGERRGPRQARALDPAALGGIPAPPKSDEQKLIERVMESCGFKAALACVGGFVLGGAFGVFTAGIDTNVGFDPKDPYRTPTAKEVLKDMGQRGMSYAKNFAIVGAMFSCTECLVESYRGKSDWKNSVISGCITGGAIGFRAGLKAGAIGCGGFAAFSAVIDYYLR, encoded by the exons ATGGCGACGGCCTCCTCCCCGGGGGGAAACACTCCCGCCGGCCCCGGGCCTGACCCGGCCGGGCCGGTCCAGCTGCAGTACAGCCTCCTGCTGGAGCACCTGGTGGGGGAACGGCGGGGGCCGCGCCAGGCCCGGGCCCTGGACCCCGCCGCGCTGGGGGGCATCCCGGCCCCGCCCAAGAGCGACGAGCAGAAGCTGATCGAGCGGGTCATGGAGAGCTGCGGGTTCAAGGCGGCGCTGGCCTGCGTGGGAG GTTTTGTTTTGGGAGGAGCATTTGGTGTATTCACAGCAGGCATTGATACCAACGTAGGGTTTGATCCCAAGGATCCCTATCGTACACCAACCGCAAAAGAAGTCCTTAAAGATATGGGGCAACGCGGGATGTCCTATGCCAAAAACTTTGCCATTGTGGGTGCTATGTTCTCCTGTACTGAATGCCTGGTAGAGTCT TATCGTGGAAAATCAGACTGGAAGAACAGTGTTATTAGTGGGTGCATCACTGGTGGAGCCATTGGCTTTAGAG CTGGTTTAAAAGCAGGGGCCATTGGCTGTGGTGGCTTTGCGGCATTCTCGGCAGTGATTGATTATTACCTACGGTAA